The following DNA comes from Armatimonadia bacterium.
AGCACCTATGATCTCGCCCAGTGGACGGAGAGCACCTCCGGCGACTTCGAGCGGCTGGAGGAAGGCACCCGGCTGCTGTCCGACATGTGCTTCAGCCAGGTCGACCTGAATCTCGAGGTCACCGCGAAATCCCCCGGCTGGTCGATCGGCACCTATATCCAGTTCGGGCACTTCATCGTCGATACGTCGCAGGATGTCCTGGCCCAGTGCCTCAGCGTCCAGCGCGTGAATCAGCTCGACCGCAACTCCGAGGAGTACCTCAGGGCCGTGGACGCCCTCAGCAAGCACATGAAGACGACCATGGAGACCCTCAAGACCAAACGGGCGGAGTACAAGACAGCCGTCGCCGGGCAAGTCTCGGGAGGTGCCCACTAATGCGCAGAACTTACCTTTGCCTGCTGCTCTGCCTGCTGCCGCTGATTGCCCGGGCAACTCCGCTGATCGAGGCTGTGGAGAGTGGCGACCGTGACCGCGTGATGGAGGTTCTCGCCGAGGACGGCGCCGATCCCGATGAGGCCGACCAGGACGGCACCACGCCCCTGCAGGCTGCGGCGTATGGCAACTTCCCGAGGATCGCGATCGCCCTCCTCGATGCCGGAGCAGACGTGGACCTGCCGGGCGAGTACAACGATACCCCGCTCGGCACGGCGGCGGAGAACGGCAACACGGAGACGCTGATCGTGCTGCTCGACCGCAAGGCCACGATCGACAAGCCCTGCGGTGACGGGGGCTCCACACCGCTGCACATGGCCGCTGGGAACGGTGAGATTGGAGCCCTTGACGTGCTGATTGACCATGACGCCAACCTCGAGGCCAGGGACAAGAAAGGCGAGACGCCGCTGATGTGGGCCGCTCATGGTAGCTGGAAGGGCGAGGACGCCGAGCGGCTGGTCACTGCCTCTCACCTGATCTATGCCGGGGCCGAGATCGATGCCACCTCGCAGTCGGGCGATACGGCGCTCATGGCGGCCGTTCGTGGAGACAACCTGGGGATCGTCAAGCTCCTGGTGGACCACGAGGCAGCGGTGGACTTTCAGGACAATCAGGGCACAAACGCCTTGATGCTCGCCGCCGAGCGAGCGAAACTGG
Coding sequences within:
- a CDS encoding ankyrin repeat domain-containing protein; the encoded protein is MRRTYLCLLLCLLPLIARATPLIEAVESGDRDRVMEVLAEDGADPDEADQDGTTPLQAAAYGNFPRIAIALLDAGADVDLPGEYNDTPLGTAAENGNTETLIVLLDRKATIDKPCGDGGSTPLHMAAGNGEIGALDVLIDHDANLEARDKKGETPLMWAAHGSWKGEDAERLVTASHLIYAGAEIDATSQSGDTALMAAVRGDNLGIVKLLVDHEAAVDFQDNQGTNALMLAAERAKL